The following nucleotide sequence is from Streptomyces sp. HUAS CB01.
ACGACCCACTGGCCCCGGTACGGCTCCAGGGCGTTCCGCGCCGACGAGATCAGCGCCTCGTCGCCGGACAGGGCAGCCGCCTGTGCCCGCAGACGGATCCACAGCGGCTCGAAGATGCGCGGGAAGGGCTCGGGCAGTGCCTCCAGTTCGGCCACCACCCGGAGCGTGCGGGCCCGGTCGCCGAGCTCCGCGGCCGTGATGCCCTCCAGCAGCCCCGGATACGGGTGCCCGGCCGAGCCCAGCTGCCCCAGGATCTCCTCCGCCTGCGCGAACCTGCCCCGGAGCAGCCGTAGTCCCCACACGATGTGCAGCGCCATGAAGGCGAAGGGGGAATGCTCGTGACCCAGGTCGGTCACCTGTGCGAGGTGCCCCTCGGCTTCGTCGAAGCGGCCGTTGAGCGCGGCGACGAGGCACTGGTCCACGGAGACGCCGAGGTCCGTGCGGCGCACCCCCATCCGCTCGGCTACGGCCCGCGCGATCCGGAGCTGGTCCAGATAGCGGGGGTCGTCGAGTTCCAGCAGTGTGACCCAGCGCATCGAGGTGGCATGGAACTCCATGTCCCGGTTCCTCGTGCGGCGTGCCACCGCGGCCATCTCGTCCGTGAGGGCGAGCCGTTCCTCGGACGTGCCGAGCCCCCAGATGGAGTCGTGCCGGGCCCAGAGCGAGAAGGCGAGGGCGTCGTCGTCCTCGCCGCGGCGGGCGAGCGTCGTGGACAGCCCCGCGAGCTCCTGGGCGATCAGCTCCGGAGGGAGCCTGTCGGGATCCGGTCGGCCGGGGTCGGTGCCGCCGCCCGTCAGCGCGCGGTACGCATCGCGCAGCAGCGCCGTGCTCCGGCTGCGGGTGGGGCTGTCCGCCAGGGCGCTGTGCGAGTACAGGGTGATGGCGACCCGGGCGAGCAGCTCGCCGTCGTCCAGCGTGGCGGCGAGCGCCGCCGCCCTGTCGAACACCATCCAGGACTCCGCGGCGGCGCCGTGGTGGTGAAGCTCCCCGCCGAGGTCCAGCGCCACCAGCGCGGCCCGCCGCCTCAGCGCCCGCGCCGCGTCGGAATCGTGCGCATCCGTCCGGTCGGCGCGGGCGGAGCGTGCCCCGTCGTCCGCCTCCGCCGGTTCGGCCCCGTGCGGGTCCGTACGCGATGGCTCGGCACCGTGCGGGTCGGTGCCCGGTTGTTCGGCACCGTGCGCGGACACCGCGCGTTCCGCCGCCGACTCGGCGATCTCCAGGGCCCGGCGGTAGTGGCCCACTGCCTCCTCCGATGCCAGCCGCCCCCCGGCGTCGCGGGCCGCCTCCACCAGCAGCTCGACACTGCGCTCGGGCGGCAGTTCGTCGCCCGCCAGATATGCGTGCCCCGCGAGGTCTCCGGGCAGGATCCGCACCTGGTCGGGCAGCCCGGCCGAGCCGTCCAGCGCGCGCACCACGGCTCCGTGGCGAGCGCGCGCGTCCGACTCGTCCAGCGCGTCGTACAGCGTCTCCCGCACCAGGTCGTGGGCGAACGCGAACCGTCCCGACTCCCGTGCCGTGACCAACCGGGCCGACACCGCCCGGTCCAGCAGCCGGTCCACATGCGGGACCGGTGCCCCGGCCACCAGGGCCAGCACCTGACGGTGGAACTCGCGCCCCAGCACCGCGGCCGTGGTCAGCAGCGCGCCGACGGGGCCCGGCAGCAGACCGAGTCGCCGCCGCACCGCCTCCCGCACGCCGGGCGCGACGGCGGTGACCGGACTGCCGCTGTGCCAGAGCCGGGCGGTCTGCTCGACGAAGAACGGATTGCCGCCGGTGCGGCGGTGCACCTCCGCGACGAGCGCGGGGTCCGGTTCGCGACCCGCGGTGACGGCCATCAACGCCCCCACCTCGTCGCGCTCCAGGCCGGTGAGCGTCAGCGTCGTCGCCCGTGAGGCGAGCGGCAGGATCAGCTGCCGGAGCGGGTGGCCGGGCGTCTCCACCTCGACGTCCCGGTACGTGCCGAGAAGCAGCAGCCGCTCGAACCAGGCGTGCTGCGCAGCGAACTCGAGCAGCTTCAGCGACGCGGGGTCCGACCAGTGCAGATCGTCGAGCACGACCACGACGGGGCGGCTCTGCGAGACCGTGACCAGCGCGGTCGTCACCGCGTCGTACACCGCGAACGGCTCCTTGTCCCCGTCGGGCGCGAGCCGCTCCTCGGGCCCGTCGCCCGCTGCCCCGGCGTCGCCCGCGCCGCCGCGCGTCCCGCCCGTCTCCCCGAGGAGCACCGCCAGACGCCCGCCCGCGGCCTCCTCGGCCCGCCCCCACTCCTCCTCGCCGACGGCCCGCCGCAGCGCCCGGACCACCTGGACCCAGGGCCAGTACCCGGGTGCGCTGTCGGAATCCCAGCACGATCCGCCGAGCACCAGCGCGCCGCGCCGCCGGGCCTCCTGCGCGGCCTGGGTGACGAGGGTGGTCTTGCCGATGCCCGCCTCACCCGTGACCAGCACAAGGCCCCCGTGGCTGTCCGTAGCCCGGCCGACCTCGGCGCGCAGAACGCTCACGGGGTGCTCGCGCCCGATGAGTGCGGGAGTCATGGCGGAAACGATAGGAGGCGGCACTGACAAGCGGTATGCGATGCCGCACACGGCTTGTCGCAAGCCGTGCGCTGCTGCCCCTGTGCGCCCCCGTCACCCGGGGCTTCGCCGGACCGGACGCGAAAGCCGGTGCTGACCGGACCGGGCCGGGAGAGCCCGGACGGGAGGACTTGCCGGGACGGGACGGCCGAGCCTGGCCGACGATCGCCCCCGTCGGCCCCGGGCCCCGCCGTCTGCCGGGTGGGGCCCCCGCCTCCGCCGACCGGCCCGGTCGTCTGCCCACGGCCCGGTGCCGTCCCCGACCGGGAACCGGCCCGCCGACCGACCGGCCGAAGGGATCGGCCCGCGGGATCAGCCCAGTGCAGCGGCCCACGGGATCGCTTCGCGGGATCGGTCAGTCCACCGGACCGGCCCGCTCAGTCGAAGCGGAGGTCCGCGAGCTGCCGGTCGAACTCCGTCAGCTCGTCCGTCCCCTCGTCGCGGGCGGGCCGGCTCGCCATCAGCTCGGCCAGTTCCCCGCCGGCCCGGCGGATCCGTGCGGGCAGCCCCTCGGTGTACTCGTCGCCCCCGGAACCCCAGTCCTCCGACGCCGCGTACACGGCGGTCGGCACGACCAGCGCCCGCAGATAGGCGAAGAGCGGCCGCAGTGCGTGGTCGAGGACGAGCGAGTGCCGGGCGGTGCCGCCGGTCGCCGCGACGAGGACCGGCTTCCCGGTGAGCGCCTGCGGGTCCACCAGGTCGAAGAACGACTTGAACAGTCCGCTGTACGAGGCCGTGAAGACCGGGGACACGGCGATCAGGCCGTCCGCCTTCGTGACCGCGTCGATCGCTGCGCCGAGCGTGGGCGAGGGGAAGCCGGTCACCAGGTTGTTGGCGATGGCGGTGGCCAGATCGCGCAGCTCGACGACCTCGACCTCCACCTTCCGGTCCCGCTCCGCCAGCCGCTCCTGGGCCGCCTCGGCCAGCCGGTCCGCGAGCAGCCGGGTGGACGAGGGGGTGCTCAGCCCCGCCGACACGGCGACGAGCCTCAGCTGGTCCATGGTCAGTCCTCCTTGCCGGTGGTGCCGGTGGTGCCGGTGGTCCCGTTCGTGCTCGTGTCGCGGGCGGCGGCCACGGCCGGGTGGACCGGGGCGTCCGGGACCCCGGCGGGCCGCAGGTTGGCGAACTCCTTGCGCAGCACCGGCACGACCTCCTCGCCGAGGATGTCGAGCTGCTCCAGGACGGTCTTCAGCGGAAGTCCCGCGTGGTCCATCAGGAACAGCTGGCGCTGGTAGTCGCCGACGACCTCACGGAAGCCGAGGGTCCGCTCGATGACCTGCTGCGGGGAGCCGACCGTCAGCGGCGTCTGCTCGGTGAAGTCCTCCAGCGACGGGCCGTGCCCGTAGACGGGGGCGTTGTCGAAGTACGGGCGGAACTCCCTGACCGCGTCCTGGGAGTTCCTGCGCATGAACACCTGGCCGCCGAGGCCGACTACGGCCTGCTCCGGCGTGCCGTGCCCGTAGTGCGCGTACCGCTTGCGGTAGAGCGCGACCATCCGCCTGGTGTGCTCCGCCGGCCAGAAGATGTTGTTGTGGAAGAAGCCGTCGCCGTAGTACGCGGCCTGCTCGGCGATCTCCGGCGAGCGGATCGAGCCGTGCCACACGAACGGCGGGACGCCGTCCAGCGGCCGCGGGGTGGAGGTGAAGCCCTGCAGCGGTGTGCGGAACTTGCCCTCCCAGTCGACGACGTCCTCCCTCCACAGCTTGTGGAGCAGGGCGTAGTTCTCGATGGCGAGCGGGATGCCCTGACGGATGTCCTGGCCGAACCACGGATAGACCGGCCCGGTGTTGCCGCGGCCCATCATCAGGTCGACGCGGCCGTCCGCCAGGTGCTGGAGCATCGCGTAGTCCTCGGCGATCTTCACCGGGTCGTTGGTGGTGATCAGCGTCGTCGAGGTGGACAGGATCAGGTTCTCGGTCCGCGCCGCGATGTGTCCCAGCATCGTCGTCGGGGACGACGGCACGAACGGCGGGTTGTGGTGCTCGCCGGTCGCGAAGACGTCCAGGCCGACCTCTTCGGCCTTCAGCGCGATGGCGACCGTCGCCTTGATCCGCTCGTTCTCGGTCGGGGTGCGACCGTTGGTGGGATCGGTGGTCACGTCACCGACGGTGAAGATTCCGAACTGCATCGCGCTTCGCCTCCAGGGTCCAGTTGGTTGAATCTTAAACTGTCATCTGGAACGGACGCCACCCCGGGACTATTCCGCCCTTACGCTGGAGGCCCCGGAGCGCCGTGCCCGGGCCCGGGCCGGGAGGATGCGCCGATGAGTGAGACCGTGCGCGAGAGCGAGCGCGAGAGCGAGCGCTGGAAGGAGCGCGGCGTCGCGCTGCGCGTCTTCGTGTACGTCTTCGCCACACACGCCTTCGCGGGCTTCGTCTGGCTGCTCTTCTACGTGGGGCAGAACGCCCAGAAGTGATCAGCGGCGTACTTCGGGGCGCGCTCGGGATCGATGCCCTGCGAGTAGCCGGCGGGTACGGCACTCACACCGCTCTGCTCCCTT
It contains:
- a CDS encoding AAA family ATPase; this translates as MTPALIGREHPVSVLRAEVGRATDSHGGLVLVTGEAGIGKTTLVTQAAQEARRRGALVLGGSCWDSDSAPGYWPWVQVVRALRRAVGEEEWGRAEEAAGGRLAVLLGETGGTRGGAGDAGAAGDGPEERLAPDGDKEPFAVYDAVTTALVTVSQSRPVVVVLDDLHWSDPASLKLLEFAAQHAWFERLLLLGTYRDVEVETPGHPLRQLILPLASRATTLTLTGLERDEVGALMAVTAGREPDPALVAEVHRRTGGNPFFVEQTARLWHSGSPVTAVAPGVREAVRRRLGLLPGPVGALLTTAAVLGREFHRQVLALVAGAPVPHVDRLLDRAVSARLVTARESGRFAFAHDLVRETLYDALDESDARARHGAVVRALDGSAGLPDQVRILPGDLAGHAYLAGDELPPERSVELLVEAARDAGGRLASEEAVGHYRRALEIAESAAERAVSAHGAEQPGTDPHGAEPSRTDPHGAEPAEADDGARSARADRTDAHDSDAARALRRRAALVALDLGGELHHHGAAAESWMVFDRAAALAATLDDGELLARVAITLYSHSALADSPTRSRSTALLRDAYRALTGGGTDPGRPDPDRLPPELIAQELAGLSTTLARRGEDDDALAFSLWARHDSIWGLGTSEERLALTDEMAAVARRTRNRDMEFHATSMRWVTLLELDDPRYLDQLRIARAVAERMGVRRTDLGVSVDQCLVAALNGRFDEAEGHLAQVTDLGHEHSPFAFMALHIVWGLRLLRGRFAQAEEILGQLGSAGHPYPGLLEGITAAELGDRARTLRVVAELEALPEPFPRIFEPLWIRLRAQAAALSGDEALISSARNALEPYRGQWVVSLYGCDISGPVDLWLGLLDAAAGRWDEAVGELDSAAASADRLSARPWALRARSALAGALIRRGTESDRARAGELDARVAEEARALGVEAAGAAPVAWPSTGRAEPGKADDGEAGAPSGERSTARAQSAPAGPRPRPDAPQSPRPHGAGAPARATQAPPASRSAHHPGSVESAQSARAQADQSAQADQASFSQAGPSAPEPSPEPPGRSAQAVFRREGAVWLLAWEGRTVHVPDAKGLRDLAALLAAPGTDVPAVRLLAAGSGETAVAARSFGGDPVLDEEAKARYRRRLEQLDDAIDHATASGDDDRAAAYDRERAALLDELRSAAGLGGRTRRLGDEAERARKAVTARIRDTLRKLGTLHPELAAHLRASVSTGSACAYRPERPVRWRL
- a CDS encoding FMN reductase; the encoded protein is MDQLRLVAVSAGLSTPSSTRLLADRLAEAAQERLAERDRKVEVEVVELRDLATAIANNLVTGFPSPTLGAAIDAVTKADGLIAVSPVFTASYSGLFKSFFDLVDPQALTGKPVLVAATGGTARHSLVLDHALRPLFAYLRALVVPTAVYAASEDWGSGGDEYTEGLPARIRRAGGELAELMASRPARDEGTDELTEFDRQLADLRFD
- a CDS encoding LLM class flavin-dependent oxidoreductase, whose product is MQFGIFTVGDVTTDPTNGRTPTENERIKATVAIALKAEEVGLDVFATGEHHNPPFVPSSPTTMLGHIAARTENLILSTSTTLITTNDPVKIAEDYAMLQHLADGRVDLMMGRGNTGPVYPWFGQDIRQGIPLAIENYALLHKLWREDVVDWEGKFRTPLQGFTSTPRPLDGVPPFVWHGSIRSPEIAEQAAYYGDGFFHNNIFWPAEHTRRMVALYRKRYAHYGHGTPEQAVVGLGGQVFMRRNSQDAVREFRPYFDNAPVYGHGPSLEDFTEQTPLTVGSPQQVIERTLGFREVVGDYQRQLFLMDHAGLPLKTVLEQLDILGEEVVPVLRKEFANLRPAGVPDAPVHPAVAAARDTSTNGTTGTTGTTGKED
- a CDS encoding DUF6126 family protein yields the protein MSETVRESERESERWKERGVALRVFVYVFATHAFAGFVWLLFYVGQNAQK